Proteins from a genomic interval of Flammeovirgaceae bacterium SG7u.111:
- a CDS encoding hemolysin family protein: protein MSIELKLVILSLIFSGFFSAVEIAFVSANRLHIEIQRKNGLLAGRLLSKFVDNPSYFISTTLLGNTISLVVYGYFFAKLLEPSIEFFLTEQLGISGTSTITTLVLIIQTCLSTSLVLATAEFLPKSIALVDPDKLLSIAVFPMTVVYYVFFPIVWVVVILSKLLITKLLKLEYNEQKQAFGLTDLNNYIMNLREDLGKNDESSPDVDQQIFSNALEFKRVKVRDCMIPRKEIVAIEDNEPIEELKKIFVDTGLSKVLIYKDSIDNIIGYCHHLDLFKKPKKIAEVTNEIVIVPETMLANELMIKFISERKSIALVVDEFGGTSGIVTIEDIMEEIFGDIVDEYDDEDLLFKKIDENTFLLSARNEIDDLNEEYKFIIPEGDYDTLGGYILHINEDIPELQDVVENDQFSFEIISKDGARIDKVKMTIKNPETKSDQ, encoded by the coding sequence ATGAGCATAGAGCTGAAATTAGTTATTTTATCACTCATTTTTTCAGGGTTCTTTTCAGCAGTTGAAATCGCTTTCGTCTCTGCCAACCGCCTGCATATTGAAATCCAGCGGAAAAATGGCTTGCTAGCAGGGCGCTTGTTATCCAAATTTGTTGACAATCCTTCCTATTTTATTTCTACCACGCTACTTGGAAATACGATTTCACTTGTAGTATACGGCTATTTCTTTGCAAAGCTACTCGAACCTAGTATTGAGTTTTTCTTAACAGAACAACTTGGGATTAGTGGTACGTCAACTATTACTACGTTGGTGCTCATCATCCAAACATGCCTTTCTACTTCCTTAGTTCTCGCCACTGCCGAGTTCCTTCCCAAAAGCATAGCTCTAGTAGACCCTGATAAGCTTTTGAGCATAGCAGTTTTCCCCATGACGGTGGTCTACTACGTATTTTTCCCAATAGTCTGGGTAGTAGTTATTTTATCCAAACTACTCATCACCAAGCTGCTCAAGCTGGAATACAACGAGCAAAAACAAGCCTTCGGACTTACTGACCTCAACAATTACATCATGAACTTGAGGGAAGACCTTGGTAAAAATGATGAAAGCTCTCCTGATGTAGACCAACAAATTTTCAGCAATGCTCTTGAGTTCAAAAGGGTAAAAGTGAGGGATTGTATGATTCCTAGAAAGGAAATAGTGGCTATAGAAGATAACGAGCCTATAGAAGAGCTAAAGAAGATTTTTGTGGATACAGGGCTTTCTAAAGTACTTATCTACAAAGACTCAATTGACAATATTATTGGGTATTGCCACCATTTGGATCTTTTCAAAAAGCCTAAAAAGATAGCTGAAGTCACAAATGAGATAGTGATAGTTCCTGAAACTATGCTTGCCAATGAGTTGATGATCAAGTTCATTTCCGAAAGAAAAAGTATAGCCTTAGTGGTAGATGAATTTGGAGGAACTTCAGGCATAGTGACCATTGAGGACATCATGGAAGAAATATTCGGAGACATTGTGGATGAATATGACGATGAAGACCTTTTATTCAAAAAAATAGACGAAAACACCTTTTTGCTCAGTGCAAGAAATGAAATTGACGACCTAAACGAGGAGTATAAATTTATAATCCCTGAGGGAGATTACGATACTTTAGGAGGCTACATTTTGCATATAAACGAAGATATTCCCGAACTACAAGATGTAGTAGAAAATGACCAATTTAGCTTCGAGATTATCTCAAAAGATGGAGCTAGGATAGACAAAGTAAAAATGACAATCAAAAATCCCGAAACTAAATCGGACCAATAA
- a CDS encoding DUF4783 domain-containing protein, whose protein sequence is MNKKLTIPVITLCLSFCFNTGFTQGDDVIASTKTGMKSGSVETISQYFNDLVEINFNDEKSSYNKQQAEGVLSDFFAKYPATDFQYVHRGSSPEGLQFAIATYSYRGGKFRVFMLIKKKQGKHIIDMLDIGNE, encoded by the coding sequence ATGAACAAGAAACTTACTATACCAGTAATCACGCTTTGCTTGAGCTTCTGTTTCAATACGGGCTTTACCCAAGGCGATGATGTGATCGCAAGCACCAAAACAGGCATGAAATCTGGCAGTGTCGAAACAATTAGCCAGTACTTCAACGATTTGGTAGAGATCAACTTCAACGATGAGAAATCGAGCTACAATAAACAGCAAGCTGAAGGTGTACTTAGTGACTTTTTTGCTAAATACCCAGCTACCGATTTTCAATATGTGCACCGCGGATCCTCGCCCGAAGGACTTCAATTTGCCATAGCTACTTACAGCTACCGAGGTGGGAAATTCAGGGTTTTTATGTTAATAAAGAAAAAACAGGGCAAGCACATCATAGATATGCTTGACATTGGTAACGAATAA
- a CDS encoding glycosyltransferase encodes MTVKKPNSSKGLGSRQITKKNVSKTLLTEIAWEVCNQVGGIYTVIRSKVPSMIDLWGENYCLIGPYVNSSVNIEYEIQENPNDPFYVAAKRMQDKGFEVYYGRWLVSGRPKAILVNPHSIIDKLGEIKFGLWENHGIETPDGDFMLNDVLTFGFMVKLYLAELANEEVTTKNIIAHFHEWMAGTPIPDIRKENIPITTVFTTHATLLGRYLAMNDPLFYDYLGFYDWQKEAKHFNIEANVKIERAAAHGSHVFTTVSEVTAAECKHLLGREIDVILPNGLNIERFTAMHEVQNLHQNFKEMIHEFVMGHFFQSYAFDLDNTLYFFTSGRFEYHNKGFDLTLEALARLNWKMKEQNIDTTVVMFYVTKRPFHSINPSALQSRAMMKKIRDTCEAIEKQVGDKLFYAAAISPDLKLPSLNEFVDDYWRLRLRRTLQSWKSNSLPLVVTHNLVDDQKDPLLNFVRESDLINKYDDRVKIVYHPDFIQNTNPLFGIDYDEFVRGCHLGVFPSYYEPWGYTPLECIARGVPTVTSDLSGFGDYVLKNMEDYENNGISVINRRYRNYDEAANQLCDYMLDFVKQNRRDRILERNRVERASELFDWHHLTLAYDRAYSIALERLEDEKKNNS; translated from the coding sequence ATGACGGTGAAAAAACCAAACTCTAGCAAAGGCCTTGGTAGCAGGCAGATAACTAAAAAAAATGTTTCCAAAACTTTACTGACCGAAATAGCATGGGAAGTATGTAACCAGGTAGGGGGCATTTATACCGTCATTAGATCTAAGGTTCCCAGTATGATTGATTTGTGGGGAGAAAACTATTGTTTAATTGGTCCTTACGTGAACAGTAGTGTAAACATTGAATATGAAATCCAAGAAAACCCCAATGATCCATTTTATGTAGCTGCAAAGCGAATGCAAGACAAAGGCTTTGAGGTCTATTATGGAAGATGGTTGGTATCGGGGCGTCCCAAAGCTATTTTAGTAAACCCACACAGCATCATAGATAAATTAGGGGAGATAAAATTTGGGCTATGGGAAAACCATGGAATAGAAACTCCAGATGGTGATTTCATGCTCAATGATGTGCTCACTTTTGGCTTTATGGTGAAGCTGTACCTTGCCGAGCTTGCCAATGAAGAGGTTACTACAAAAAATATCATAGCCCATTTTCACGAATGGATGGCGGGCACGCCAATTCCAGATATTAGAAAGGAAAATATTCCTATCACAACGGTTTTTACCACGCATGCAACCTTACTGGGCAGGTACTTGGCCATGAACGATCCTTTGTTCTATGATTACTTAGGGTTCTACGATTGGCAAAAAGAAGCAAAACACTTCAATATTGAAGCAAATGTAAAAATAGAGCGAGCTGCGGCTCATGGCTCCCATGTTTTTACGACAGTGAGTGAAGTTACCGCTGCCGAATGTAAGCATTTGCTTGGGAGGGAGATAGATGTTATTCTCCCCAATGGTTTGAATATAGAGCGGTTCACAGCAATGCATGAGGTGCAAAACCTCCACCAAAACTTTAAGGAAATGATCCACGAGTTTGTGATGGGGCACTTCTTTCAGAGCTACGCTTTCGATCTTGATAATACATTATATTTCTTTACTTCAGGAAGGTTTGAGTATCACAACAAAGGTTTTGATCTTACCCTCGAAGCCTTGGCTAGGCTCAACTGGAAAATGAAGGAGCAGAACATTGACACTACGGTGGTGATGTTTTATGTGACCAAGAGACCGTTCCATTCTATCAATCCTTCTGCGTTGCAATCAAGGGCGATGATGAAAAAGATTAGGGACACCTGTGAGGCCATTGAAAAACAAGTAGGGGATAAGCTCTTTTACGCTGCGGCCATTAGCCCAGATCTCAAGCTCCCTTCGCTCAACGAGTTTGTGGACGATTACTGGAGGCTTCGCCTAAGAAGGACGTTACAGTCTTGGAAGTCGAATAGCTTGCCTTTGGTGGTGACCCACAACTTGGTAGATGATCAAAAAGATCCTCTGCTGAATTTTGTAAGAGAGTCTGATCTGATAAATAAGTATGACGATAGGGTGAAGATTGTATATCACCCAGATTTTATCCAAAATACAAACCCTCTTTTTGGAATTGATTACGATGAGTTCGTTCGTGGCTGCCACCTTGGTGTTTTCCCAAGTTACTACGAGCCTTGGGGTTATACTCCGCTCGAATGCATTGCCCGTGGTGTTCCAACGGTAACAAGTGACCTTTCTGGCTTTGGGGACTACGTGCTCAAAAATATGGAAGATTATGAAAATAACGGAATCAGCGTGATAAATAGGAGATACCGTAATTATGATGAAGCAGCAAACCAGCTTTGCGATTATATGCTAGACTTCGTGAAGCAAAATAGAAGAGATAGGATTTTGGAAAGAAACAGGGTGGAAAGAGCTTCCGAATTATTTGATTGGCATCACTTGACCTTGGCTTATGATCGTGCTTATTCTATAGCACTTGAGCGCCTTGAAGATGAAAAGAAAAATAATTCGTAA
- the nadC gene encoding carboxylating nicotinate-nucleotide diphosphorylase — protein sequence MKYEYLTEEACIAFIEAALAEDIQDGDHSTLATVPDKMGEKASMMVKSDGIIAGLDLAKLIFSYVDDQLEVELFNQDGDQVERGQVALYVKGKAASILTAERLVLNCAQRMSGIATYTNRMVKLIEGTNAKILDTRKTTPNFRLLEKWAVKIGGGTNHRYGLFDMVMLKDNHIDFAGGITKAVGDTVAYLKKHNLDLRIEVETRNFNEVREAAETGHVDVIMLDNMSPERMKKAIDIIDGRCQSEASGGITEKSLRAVAETGVDFISMGALTHSAGILDISLNAF from the coding sequence GTGAAATACGAATATTTAACCGAAGAGGCCTGTATCGCATTCATAGAGGCCGCTCTAGCCGAGGACATCCAAGACGGCGATCACTCGACATTAGCAACAGTCCCTGATAAAATGGGGGAAAAGGCGAGTATGATGGTAAAATCAGACGGCATCATAGCTGGACTGGATTTAGCAAAACTCATTTTCTCCTATGTAGACGACCAATTGGAAGTTGAACTTTTTAACCAAGATGGCGATCAGGTGGAAAGAGGCCAAGTAGCTCTTTATGTAAAGGGCAAAGCAGCTTCCATCCTTACCGCAGAAAGGCTTGTGCTCAACTGCGCCCAACGTATGAGTGGCATAGCTACCTACACCAACCGCATGGTGAAACTTATAGAAGGTACTAATGCCAAAATACTGGATACAAGGAAAACTACTCCAAACTTCCGTTTGCTCGAAAAATGGGCAGTGAAAATTGGAGGGGGGACCAACCACCGTTACGGTCTTTTTGATATGGTGATGCTCAAGGATAACCATATTGACTTTGCAGGTGGAATTACCAAGGCTGTGGGCGATACGGTTGCTTATCTTAAAAAGCACAACCTCGACCTAAGAATAGAAGTAGAAACCCGTAACTTCAATGAGGTAAGGGAAGCTGCTGAAACAGGTCATGTGGATGTAATTATGCTCGACAACATGTCACCTGAGCGTATGAAAAAGGCTATAGACATCATAGACGGAAGGTGCCAGTCAGAAGCTTCGGGAGGAATTACCGAAAAAAGCCTTAGAGCAGTTGCTGAAACTGGTGTAGATTTCATTTCTATGGGGGCTCTTACACACTCTGCTGGTATTTTAGACATCAGTCTGAATGCATTCTAG
- a CDS encoding DUF2452 domain-containing protein, translated as MKKKAIDISDFDFEKEKLKTTETPSTLPYAHTVGGAVIKPENKGKIKSRAMMAMQQQTEAQMEQLYQQMKLLADQANEIKAKVRISERIYMAEMSFEPLINHVYHLYKKEEGKDMLSMVAPGEWGRKQKKIEFLATVKLMADHTWEVLEKNEDAVF; from the coding sequence ATGAAGAAAAAAGCAATTGACATATCAGATTTCGATTTTGAGAAAGAAAAGTTAAAAACAACCGAAACGCCAAGTACATTACCTTATGCACATACGGTTGGTGGCGCAGTTATAAAGCCTGAAAATAAAGGCAAGATCAAAAGCAGAGCGATGATGGCGATGCAGCAACAGACGGAAGCCCAAATGGAGCAGCTTTACCAGCAGATGAAGCTACTTGCCGACCAAGCCAATGAGATAAAAGCGAAAGTGCGAATTTCCGAACGGATTTATATGGCTGAAATGTCTTTCGAACCATTGATAAACCATGTGTACCACCTTTACAAAAAAGAGGAAGGAAAAGATATGCTTTCGATGGTAGCTCCAGGCGAGTGGGGTAGAAAACAAAAGAAAATTGAGTTTTTGGCAACAGTAAAACTAATGGCAGATCATACTTGGGAGGTGCTAGAAAAAAATGAGGATGCTGTTTTTTAG
- a CDS encoding YcxB family protein, which produces MIVKTKKYQLDKNTYIGLAFKNVMIEWWWAWLVPVAIMLIPIFYAPAFGWCLGITITVIILYILFWLVQFAGVTQLEQNKVLFERLTYEIDSRQIMMKLNAKQGMPITWDKIQGAKKTKKAFLLVLSKAQFIHLPFTILRSENDIRFLETILKRKNLLK; this is translated from the coding sequence ATGATAGTAAAAACTAAAAAGTATCAGCTAGACAAAAACACCTACATTGGGCTGGCTTTTAAAAATGTGATGATAGAATGGTGGTGGGCTTGGCTCGTACCAGTAGCTATTATGCTAATCCCTATCTTTTATGCACCTGCATTTGGTTGGTGCCTTGGAATCACCATCACCGTCATAATCCTTTACATTCTTTTTTGGTTAGTCCAATTTGCTGGAGTAACCCAACTAGAACAAAACAAGGTTCTTTTTGAGCGCTTGACCTACGAGATAGACAGTAGGCAGATAATGATGAAGCTAAATGCTAAGCAAGGAATGCCTATCACTTGGGACAAAATCCAAGGAGCAAAAAAGACGAAAAAGGCTTTTCTACTTGTATTATCGAAGGCTCAATTTATTCATTTGCCGTTTACCATCTTGCGTTCTGAAAATGACATTCGCTTTTTGGAGACAATTCTGAAAAGAAAAAACCTCCTTAAGTAA
- the tsaD gene encoding tRNA (adenosine(37)-N6)-threonylcarbamoyltransferase complex transferase subunit TsaD — protein sequence MSIILAIESSCDETSAAVISDGKVQNNVVATQSVHEEYGGVVPELASRAHQKNIVPVVEKAIKEAEIKKSELDAIAFTRGPGLLGSLLVGTSFAKGLALALGIPLIEVNHMQAHILAHFIEEPQPSFPFMCLTVSGGHTQLVLVKNYLEMEVVGETQDDAVGEAFDKTAKIMGLPYPGGPLIDKYAQQGNPLAFSFSKVRHKELNFSFSGIKTAFLYFFRDNVKTNPDFIQENLHDICASVQYTLINILMEQLVKATRKYGVKEVAIAGGVSANSGLRKALEEIGKEEGWATFVPKFEYCTDNAAMIAMAAHYLYEQKQFVGQDVSPMPRMKL from the coding sequence ATGAGTATTATTCTGGCAATTGAATCTTCTTGTGACGAAACCTCGGCAGCGGTAATTAGTGATGGTAAGGTTCAAAATAATGTAGTGGCTACCCAATCGGTACATGAGGAATACGGAGGTGTAGTGCCAGAATTGGCTTCAAGGGCTCATCAGAAAAATATTGTTCCTGTGGTAGAGAAAGCCATCAAAGAAGCTGAGATTAAAAAAAGTGAGTTGGATGCTATTGCTTTCACCCGAGGTCCAGGTTTGTTGGGGTCGCTTTTGGTAGGCACTTCTTTTGCCAAAGGTTTGGCACTTGCTTTAGGAATTCCCCTCATAGAAGTAAATCATATGCAGGCGCATATTCTTGCCCATTTCATAGAAGAACCGCAACCTAGTTTTCCATTTATGTGCCTGACGGTGAGTGGCGGGCATACACAACTTGTATTAGTAAAAAACTACTTGGAGATGGAGGTAGTGGGCGAAACCCAAGACGATGCCGTGGGCGAAGCATTTGACAAAACAGCCAAAATAATGGGCTTGCCCTATCCAGGCGGCCCTTTGATAGACAAATATGCACAGCAAGGAAACCCGTTGGCTTTTTCTTTTTCTAAAGTAAGGCACAAAGAATTAAATTTCTCTTTTAGTGGGATTAAAACGGCGTTCCTTTATTTTTTTAGAGATAATGTAAAAACGAACCCTGATTTTATACAAGAAAACCTTCACGATATCTGTGCGAGTGTGCAGTATACGCTCATCAATATTTTGATGGAACAGTTAGTAAAGGCTACGCGGAAATATGGTGTGAAAGAAGTGGCTATTGCTGGGGGTGTTTCAGCTAATTCGGGTTTGAGAAAAGCCTTAGAAGAAATAGGAAAAGAAGAAGGGTGGGCAACCTTTGTCCCAAAATTTGAGTATTGTACAGATAACGCTGCTATGATTGCAATGGCGGCGCATTATTTGTACGAACAAAAACAATTCGTAGGGCAAGATGTAAGTCCCATGCCCCGGATGAAACTTTAA
- a CDS encoding YwbE family protein: protein MPDGRKRKDIEIGIEVEIVQKQDQRTGELTSGFVEKILTNSAHHPHGIKVRLETGEVGRVKNIVEEEF, encoded by the coding sequence ATGCCAGATGGAAGAAAAAGAAAGGATATAGAAATAGGAATAGAGGTGGAAATAGTTCAAAAACAAGATCAGCGAACAGGGGAATTGACCTCGGGGTTTGTAGAAAAGATCCTAACAAACTCGGCACATCATCCACATGGAATAAAGGTGCGGCTAGAAACAGGTGAAGTGGGAAGGGTTAAAAACATCGTTGAAGAAGAATTTTAA
- a CDS encoding peptidylprolyl isomerase: MIEGNNKVISLTYNLYKDTADGEMIESTEGKEPLVFLTGAGQMIPEFESSVVGLAVGEEFSFGIKSANAYGERSDDAVLDLPQDMFMNEGKMIDEVQVGNILPLQDNQGNVHHARVLSINENTVTMDANHPLAGQDLYFTGSVLEVREATADEISHGHAHGPGGHQH; this comes from the coding sequence ATGATTGAAGGTAACAACAAAGTGATTTCATTGACATACAATCTTTATAAAGATACTGCCGATGGAGAAATGATCGAATCTACCGAGGGCAAAGAACCATTGGTGTTTTTGACAGGTGCGGGGCAAATGATCCCCGAATTTGAGTCAAGTGTAGTTGGGCTTGCTGTAGGAGAAGAGTTTTCTTTCGGTATAAAGTCTGCAAATGCATACGGTGAAAGATCTGACGATGCAGTGCTTGATCTTCCTCAGGACATGTTTATGAACGAGGGTAAAATGATAGATGAAGTACAAGTTGGAAACATTTTGCCTTTGCAAGACAACCAAGGAAATGTACACCATGCAAGGGTACTTTCTATTAATGAAAATACCGTGACTATGGATGCAAACCATCCTTTAGCTGGACAAGATTTATACTTCACTGGAAGCGTCCTTGAAGTAAGAGAGGCTACTGCCGATGAGATTTCTCACGGACATGCGCACGGACCAGGTGGTCACCAGCATTAA
- a CDS encoding metallophosphoesterase has translation MRVQYCSDLHLENPDNYNFIKENGIQPEGDVLILAGDTIELGSNNDSYKHFFDDISKKFEQVFMIPGNHEFYGGADPDAYNIPMKIKVRKNVSLVNNMSVVYKNTNFLFTTLWSMIQLRNEGMVKQMVPDFKFIKSKGKALTVVGYNSLFKRSLKFLEMAVDRNEAEKTVVVTHHMPTKLCNTKEFAANDELNDAFCVELHDFIYASGADYWVYGHSHRNRPSVQVNQTKLVTNQLGLVEYGEHNSFDPKATFDV, from the coding sequence ATGAGGGTTCAATACTGTTCCGACCTACACTTGGAAAACCCAGACAACTACAATTTTATTAAAGAAAATGGTATCCAGCCTGAAGGAGATGTCCTTATTTTGGCAGGGGATACTATTGAACTTGGGAGCAACAACGATTCCTACAAACATTTTTTTGATGATATTTCTAAAAAGTTTGAGCAGGTATTTATGATTCCAGGCAACCACGAGTTTTATGGGGGCGCCGATCCAGATGCTTATAATATTCCCATGAAAATTAAGGTCAGGAAAAATGTTTCCTTGGTCAACAATATGTCTGTGGTCTATAAGAATACAAATTTTCTCTTTACCACTCTTTGGTCTATGATCCAGCTTCGTAACGAAGGCATGGTGAAGCAGATGGTTCCTGATTTTAAATTCATAAAATCGAAGGGAAAAGCGCTGACCGTAGTTGGTTACAACTCTCTTTTCAAAAGGTCTTTAAAGTTTTTGGAAATGGCGGTAGATAGGAACGAAGCTGAAAAAACAGTGGTAGTTACCCATCATATGCCTACCAAGCTTTGTAATACGAAAGAATTTGCTGCAAATGACGAGTTAAATGATGCTTTCTGTGTGGAGCTTCATGATTTTATCTATGCTAGTGGAGCCGATTACTGGGTTTATGGGCATAGCCATCGCAATCGTCCTTCTGTGCAGGTGAACCAAACGAAGTTGGTCACCAACCAATTAGGCTTAGTGGAATATGGAGAGCATAATTCATTTGACCCGAAGGCAACTTTTGACGTTTAA
- a CDS encoding Gfo/Idh/MocA family oxidoreductase, with product MDNSRRKFLERSSLLAGAGLATTVPLEAFATNRKKVSANEKLNFAVIGCKGMGWSNMRAHFAMDEIECVALCDVDQNVLEERAADVEKARGKKPKLYGDYRKLLEDKDIDAVIIGTPDHWHCLPMIEAVQAGKHVYVEKPLSNSIGECNLMLKAAKESKQMVQVGQWQRSGLQYQKAHEIVNSGVLGNIRLVKVWAYQGWMKSVPVKPDSAPPKGVDYDMWLGPSKKRPFNPNRFHFTFRWFWDYAGGLMTDWGVHEIDIALYIMGAVAPKSVMASGGKLAYPDDASETPDTLQAVFEYDNFSMLWEHAVGIDGGNYGYTEGIAFIGNKGTLVVNRGGLELIPEKETNDKGIQVYKTDAIPRQNFRGPSALERHAANFVESIKANDRSKLKCWIESGSVAAINAHMGNIAYKTGRKVYWDKAAGMFKDDKEANAMISPEYHNGWKLPKL from the coding sequence ATGGATAATTCAAGAAGGAAGTTCTTAGAAAGATCTTCCCTATTAGCAGGTGCAGGGCTCGCCACCACTGTCCCCCTCGAAGCATTTGCCACCAACCGCAAAAAAGTTTCTGCCAATGAAAAGCTCAACTTCGCCGTAATAGGCTGCAAAGGAATGGGATGGTCGAACATGCGCGCACATTTCGCCATGGATGAAATTGAATGCGTAGCACTTTGCGATGTTGACCAAAACGTGCTAGAAGAGCGCGCTGCCGACGTAGAAAAAGCCCGGGGTAAAAAACCTAAGCTTTACGGTGATTACCGCAAACTACTTGAAGACAAAGACATTGATGCGGTAATTATAGGTACGCCCGACCATTGGCACTGTTTGCCCATGATTGAGGCTGTACAAGCAGGAAAGCACGTGTATGTAGAAAAACCACTTTCTAACTCTATAGGCGAGTGCAACCTAATGCTAAAAGCTGCCAAAGAATCGAAGCAAATGGTACAGGTGGGGCAATGGCAGCGAAGCGGGCTCCAATACCAAAAAGCGCATGAAATTGTGAATTCTGGTGTATTAGGCAACATACGCTTGGTGAAGGTTTGGGCTTACCAAGGCTGGATGAAATCTGTTCCTGTAAAACCAGATTCTGCTCCTCCAAAAGGTGTGGATTACGACATGTGGCTAGGGCCGTCCAAAAAGCGACCTTTTAACCCCAATAGGTTCCACTTCACGTTCCGTTGGTTTTGGGACTACGCAGGCGGACTTATGACCGACTGGGGCGTTCATGAAATTGACATAGCCCTTTACATAATGGGAGCTGTTGCCCCAAAATCGGTAATGGCTTCTGGCGGCAAGCTTGCTTACCCCGACGATGCTTCTGAAACTCCCGACACGCTCCAAGCCGTTTTTGAATACGATAACTTTTCTATGCTTTGGGAGCATGCGGTGGGAATAGATGGGGGAAACTACGGCTATACCGAGGGAATTGCTTTTATAGGCAACAAGGGTACGCTCGTGGTGAACAGAGGCGGCCTAGAGCTTATTCCTGAAAAGGAAACAAATGACAAAGGGATTCAGGTTTATAAAACTGATGCGATACCCAGACAAAACTTTAGAGGGCCAAGCGCCTTAGAAAGGCATGCGGCAAATTTCGTGGAATCTATTAAAGCAAATGACCGCTCTAAGCTAAAGTGTTGGATAGAATCGGGAAGTGTGGCGGCTATTAATGCCCATATGGGAAATATTGCTTACAAAACAGGCAGAAAAGTGTATTGGGACAAAGCAGCTGGCATGTTTAAAGATGACAAAGAAGCCAACGCTATGATTTCCCCTGAATACCACAATGGATGGAAATTACCTAAGCTGTAA
- a CDS encoding chromosome segregation protein SMC, translated as MSAEENKSNNNKKVLVIVVLAILIIINGVQFFLSRQSEQKNKEMLENKQMELLSTYGKLDSISTQLNDKIEEIKLLGGNVDSLLTIKDELEKEKDELRRSRDMAQQRYIDIKDKIEGYEFLLKRKDQEIAKFKEVNEELLSENYNLKEQKNSLNQEINSLKKEKGQMEEKISAAGALKAENITFLAVNSRGKAKEDTEFKAKSIDVLRVIFNLADNKLAELGGKTIIMRVIEPEGSALYNAAAGSGTFMYDGEEIFYTASQEILFDNSMQKVTFDYNKGSEFKKGRHKAEFYAEGAQIGSKFFIVK; from the coding sequence ATGTCAGCAGAAGAAAACAAAAGTAATAACAACAAGAAAGTGCTAGTGATAGTAGTGCTGGCTATTTTGATCATTATCAATGGAGTTCAGTTCTTTTTGAGCAGGCAGAGCGAGCAGAAGAACAAAGAGATGCTTGAAAACAAGCAGATGGAATTACTTTCTACTTATGGCAAACTCGACTCTATAAGCACCCAACTCAACGATAAGATAGAAGAAATCAAACTTTTGGGGGGAAACGTAGACTCGTTGCTCACCATTAAAGATGAACTTGAAAAAGAGAAAGATGAACTACGCCGTTCTCGTGATATGGCTCAACAACGCTATATAGATATCAAAGATAAAATTGAAGGCTATGAGTTTTTGTTGAAAAGAAAGGATCAGGAGATCGCAAAATTCAAGGAAGTGAACGAAGAATTGCTCTCGGAAAACTACAACTTGAAGGAGCAAAAGAACAGCTTGAACCAAGAAATAAACAGCTTGAAAAAAGAGAAAGGGCAGATGGAAGAGAAAATCTCTGCTGCCGGTGCACTCAAGGCTGAAAACATAACTTTCTTAGCCGTAAACTCAAGGGGAAAGGCTAAAGAGGACACCGAGTTTAAAGCTAAATCGATAGATGTGCTTAGGGTTATTTTCAATCTAGCCGATAACAAACTTGCGGAATTAGGGGGCAAAACGATTATTATGCGTGTGATAGAGCCAGAAGGTTCTGCACTCTACAACGCCGCTGCGGGTTCGGGTACTTTTATGTACGATGGAGAGGAAATTTTCTACACCGCTTCGCAGGAAATACTTTTCGACAATAGCATGCAAAAAGTGACTTTTGACTACAACAAAGGGAGCGAGTTCAAAAAAGGAAGGCACAAAGCTGAATTTTATGCCGAAGGCGCCCAAATAGGTTCAAAATTCTTTATAGTTAAATAG